Proteins encoded by one window of Cloeon dipterum chromosome 4, ieCloDipt1.1, whole genome shotgun sequence:
- the LOC135942588 gene encoding uncharacterized protein LOC135942588 isoform X2, whose protein sequence is MKRTGSKSTPAKAPMSPAARVLTNRALNRSSPWKSPKQSLAAPQEQSDSDNSTYSHEKLVEMLGRQSWKQNLRESVVNPTFEPGRESNERLSSGIKQKSKRTSTHNLSTNRIFLTNADLSEEEESNDDPRIADVSGRRSSNESFGAFKPSGPVRHSESEDSEIEIRRTKLQRSPRKVGDKRLEALLPAPPVMKTKHIQEEVDSGPESPIKIRRKRKNSTLGNQTRQIDLQLNATEYSVHRIANSESSEVDSPDLKLQKRKKFKKSMKADQNKYFDLSPLRTSEPRKSNIPSNNDTDSDVDIPLTRRTRAKKSTRGTEIENLNLVLSPSYSERDASIVESSEGEQVRRKTKKTREVKKSGLKISLPSPDKENQVAPDDDSETDLSHDDVRKRRSQRTKDKANTEIQLPQMTPEKSFAPEKVASDVDESPLPVQRRLTRSFKENLGTSQPIILSPATQSDSLNRIGILSDQESPVRVTRSRATLHNSTLIEMPVLEESYKEHDDEEESSIDEPLKRKSRRSQRKSPRILVDLQSLNSPDKVNQHLHTEIHSSDDEVPSIQHRQTKSKNSKGQPSATNLSPAHNISENQALSSDESEDIAPKKRALSRKSTGVNVMNLSPLGSPAKQSATKETDQNPEDNDGEPVERKSRQNQRKSSSALVDLPSFNSLEMANQRVKIVIQSPNDAGPSIQHRQTRSKTPKGQPAATNLSPAHNNSGDQASSSDESEDIAPKKRAVLRKSSGVNVMNLSPLGSPAKQSATKETDQSPEDNDGEPVERTSRQNQRKSPSALVDLPALKSPEKVKQYLISQIHSPDEDGPTNIHRQKSAKSTKEQAATINLSPARNTIRSSSSSDESEEIASRKRVIARKSSRATSMKLSPLKSSPNISEADKNKVTEHPPDKATDKLSKSREQIETLVLDENLSEDADSEEEAIVEKQAEVRKSNKEMTLDLPTLKEAPSKKTPLAISKRKSIWSASKEKPTQSNMASSKNLPRKSHAAVPQSHTVTSQDKDAHQPSDESEEEVIVSRKKPAARVSNNEMTFELSPLASTTLNSRVNLSSKSLSESDHSAVSKPKTFSLKKTSVVSETSGGELQRSRIPIEGRPGYPHYQSGPVETAQEKAQHSLQKKTPDTHVDVGKESSETHEHNNNSDELDEEIDLSSLERSKESKVMRLSSSLLKNSQIETGTRSQHTFKMGNADQVNTSRYPVAATGSEQALSDIDFDHDWEEDHSDLNKNISISTLSKNHNIGIGSEKESFIDETAGTRATSRAIELDKSSGVERQDQGENVEHDMHEESATLSDEPSINAKRTNLRQKTPNRSTPFKKFTLFSPEKSQNVANDSSDGEEIQPKRQLRKKSESNSVGQTTHRQAEPTHGTDGSSGSSKSDKVRIMENNSERLGKTSGNVESTRQTRKLSLFASKQRAQSSRLIAETDGEDATKVKRKDTSNLHESSTMELDYSILEEESDTHSTSKRSNKDAISMFLASDKDESNESHNSANVASTETAAQQNAPNNTDSDTENDETPVVFKRRKILYKKSNDQPELSLKLSFQSSGIGGKSAEQVGMPKPPDVTSLNSGKTSSSKEKEVSEQTSSRDEISLTDERMQRHTMFQYTGDSNVNDILLSAKRVSALSIDPRRSGKTSQQKGESASSATNANQKTGIIRKSQFSQETAKRNLQKHLEQAEEEFSQSHEQPGKETEEPRTSTPVGDVSLTVEDVTDAVDLMETNGEQNKNSSEARLYTAEDFKTAISRFVRPQQSTKSKKIFSLADLERAMVAVRSPSMMIDSSKRDSIQGGKNLFSLQDFERALMKLKNKSVLGARYSLMGMNEISNITLAQSAAASNPAQRPQISETANSAVEEQAESRTIVFDTPEQFEDKGENQTVYATPSDPGSDSNDDQKTESESQHTEEESESEHTEVQDSDENTARTIETSPSVNADNNSDGPSINDGNLDVSVAQEETQTQENEPDESMLPGPSGADEINGDSSEEEIVAAKQSSQKKSGNSSGAPLPLHQRIQSIGKHQSLITSFLSQASASTRTSVRRSILQSGEISPPPWQHMLGDPNESGVASMKDRELKRTLFLKEHQERKKRIEAKLATKEKEFSTVKKRVPPSKPTGITKKKTASKNPTRTNTGFTQPDILKELKRDQWVNKRLLNKLDKYFKNGPPRVRNDFLRTLSVNINSVLRQKKVNEANVRKVMRACHKAGVAKDFNEFARFMREYLPTSFETKAFTDKLFREEYYFFE, encoded by the exons ATGAAGCGGACAGGATCTAAATCAACCCCAGCAAAAGCACCAATG tctccTGCTGCGAGGGTGCTTACCAATAGAGCATTAAACAGAAGCAGTCCTTGGAAAAGCCCCAAACAAAGTCTAGCTGCTCCTCAAGAACAA TCGGATAGTGATAATTCTACGTACAGCCATGAAAAGCTGGTTGAAATGTTGGGGAGGCAAAGCTGGAAGCAAAATCTAAGAGAAAGTGTTGTGAATCCGACTTTTGAGCCTGGAAGAGA GTCAAATGAAAGATTATCTTCaggaatcaaacaaaaatcgaaaagaaCGTCAACTCATAACCTGTCAACAAATCGGATTTTTCTAACTAATGCAGATTTATCGGAAGAAGAGGAATCGAATGATGACCCTAGGATAGCTGAT GTTTCGGGCCGTCGTTCATCAAATGAGAGCTTTGGCGCATTCAAACCCTCCGGTCCTGTTCGCCATAGTGAGAGTGAAGACAGTGAGATTGAGATTCGCCGAACCAAACTACAGAGGAGTCCTCGCAAAGTGGGGGACAAAAGGTTAGAAGCTCTTCTGCCTGCGCCACCTGTGATGAAAACCAAACACATCCAAGAAGAAGTTGATAGTGGCCCTGAAAGCCCAATCAAAATTCGGCGCAAACGAAAAAA ctcAACTCTTGGCAATCAGACACGGCAGATAGACCTTCAACTGAATGCTACAGAATATTCAGTTCATCGAATTGCGAACTCTGAGTCTTCTGAAGTGGACAGTCCTGACTTGAAACTacaaaaacgcaaaaaattcaagaa gtcCATGAAGGCAGATCAGAATAAGTATTTTGATTTGAGTCCATTGAGAACATCAGAGCCTCGGAAATCCAACATTCCCAGCAATAATGACACTGATAGTGATGTAGATATTCCACTAACCAGAAGAACTAGAGCTAAAAA GTCAACACGAGGcacagaaattgaaaatttgaacctTGTGCTTAGCCCATCTTACTCAGAGCGAGATGCTTCAATTGTTGAATCAAGTGAAGGTGAACAAGTTCGGCGGAAAACTAAAAAGACCAGAGAAGTAAAGAAGagtggattaaaaatatctctaCCTTCTCCCGACAAGGAAAACCAGGTTGCCCCAGATGACGACTCTGAAACAGATCTGAGTCATGATGATGTCAGGAAGCGTCGATCACAGCGCACCAAGGACAAGGCCAACACTGAAATCCAA CTCCCTCAAATGACTCCAGAGAAAAGTTTTGCTCCTGAAAAGGTGGCATCTGATGTAGACGAATCACCACTACCTGTGCAGCGTAGACTCACTCGATCCTTTAAAGAAAACCTTGGGACCTCGCAACCTATCATTCTGTCTCCAGCTACACAGAGTGACTCTCTCAACAGAATTGGAATATTGTCTGACCAAGAGAGTCCAGTCAGAGTGACTAGATCAAGAGCTACGTTGCATAATTCAACCCTTATTGAAATGCCTGTTTTGGAAGAATCATACAAAGAACATGATGATGAAGAAGAGTCAAGCATTGATGAACcactgaaaaggaaaagcaGGCGCTCTCAAAGGAAGTCGCCCAGGATTCTTGTGGATTTGCAATCATTGAACTCCCCTGACAAGGTAAATCAACATCTCCACACAGAAATTCACTCTTCAGATGATGAGGTGCCCTCTATCCAGCATAGACAgactaaatctaaaaattccaaagggCAACCTTCAGCAACAAACTTGTCTCCAGCTCACAATATTTCTGAAAACCAAGCATTATCAAGTGATGAATCTGAGGATATAGCTCCAAAGAAAAGAGCTTTGTCGCGAAAGAGTACTGGAGTTAATGTGATGAATCTTTCGCCATTGGGAAGCCCTGCCAAGCAAAGTGCAACCAAGGAAACTGATCAAAATCCTGAAGATAATGATGGTGAGCCAGTGGAAAGAAAGAGTAGGCAAAATCAGAGGAAGTCATCCAGCGCTCTTGTAGATTTGCCTTCATTTAACTCGCTTGAAATGGCAAATCAACGcgtcaaaattgtaattcagTCTCCAAATGATGCGGGGCCTTCTATCCAGCATCGACAGACTAGATCTAAAACTCCAAAAGGTCAACCTGCAGCAACAAACTTGTCTCCAGCTCACAATAATTCTGGAGATCAAGCATCATCTAGTGATGAATCTGAGGATATCGCTCCAAAGAAAAGAGCTGTGTTGCGAAAGAGTTCTGGAGTTAATGTGATGAATCTTTCGCCATTGGGAAGCCCTGCCAAGCAAAGTGCAACCAAGGAAACTGATCAAAGTCCTGAAGATAATGATGGTGAGCCAGTGGAAAGAACGAGTAGGCAAAATCAAAGGAAGTCGCCCAGCGCTCTTGTGGATTTGCCTGCATTGAAATCGCCTGAAAAGGTGAAGCAATATCTCATCTCTCAGATCCATTCACCTGATGAAGATGGACCCACAAATATACACAGGCAGAAGAGTGCTAAAAGTACTAAGGAACAAGCAGCCACAATCAATTTGTCTCCAGCTCGCAATACAATCAGAAGTTCATCATCAAGTGACGAGTCCGAGGAGATAGCTTCAAGAAAAAGAGTGATTGCTCGAAAGAGTAGCAGAGCTACATCCATGAAGTTGTCGCCATTGAAGAGCTCTCCAAATATAAGTGAAGCGGACAAAAACAAAGTAACAGAACATCCTCCTGACAAAGCAACAGACAAACTGTCAAAATCTAGAGAGCAAATCGAGACCCTGGTTTTGGATGAAAATCTCTCAGAGGATGCTGATTCTGAGGAGGAGGCAATTGTTGAAAAGCAGGCTGAAGTACGAAAGAGCAACAAGGAAATGACGCTGGACTTACCAACACTAAAAGAAGCCCCCAGCAAGAAAACTCCTCTGGCTAtcagcaaaagaaaaagtaTATGGAGTGCAAGCAAAGAGAAACCAACCCAATCCAACATGGCGTCcagcaaaaatttaccaaGGAAATCACATGCTGCAGTGCCTCAATCGCACACTGTAACAAGTCAAGACAAGGATGCTCACCAGCCCTCTGATGAGTCTGAGGAAGAGGTCATTGTATCCAGGAAGAAGCCTGCGGCCAGAGTGAGCAACAACGAAATGACCTTTGAGTTATCACCATTAGCAAGCACCACTTTAAACAGTAGAGTAAATTTGAGCAGCAAGAGTCTTAGTGAATCTGACCattcagctgttagtaaaccaaaaacattttccttgaaaaagaCTAGCGTGGTGAGTGAGACATCAGGTGGTGAGTTACAACGCTCTAGAATCCCAATTGAAGGCAGGCCAGGCTATCCCCATTATCAATCTGGCCCAGTGGAAACTGCTCAAGAGAAAGCTCAACACAGCCTGCAGAAAAAAACTCCTGATACACATGTCGATGTTGGAAAAGAAAGCTCTGAAACCCACGAACACAACAATAATTCTGATGAATTAGACGAGGAAATTGATCTTTCTAGCCTGGAGAGGTCAAAAGAGTCAAAGGTGATGCGTCTGTCGTCAAGCCTTTTGAAGAATTCACAAATTGAGACTGGTACTCGCTCACAACACACTTTCAAGATGGGTAACGCTGATCAAGTCAATACTAGTAGATATCCAGTTGCTGCTACTGGTTCCGAACAAGCTCTCTCCGATATAGATTTCGACCATGACTGGGAAGAAGATCACAGCgacttaaacaaaaatatctccATCTCCACTTTATCTAAGAACCACAACATTGGAATTGGTTCTGAAAAAGAATCTTTCATAGATGAAACAGCTGGCACTAGAGCTACTTCCAGAGCTATTGAACTAGACAAGAGTAGTGGTGTTGAAAGACAAGATCAAGGAGAAAATGTTGAGCATGATATGCATGAAGAGAGCGCTACTTTGTCTGATGAACCTTCGATCAATGCCAAGCGCACCAATCTTCGACAAAAAACTCCTAATAGAAGCACacctttcaaaaaattcactttgttTTCACCTGAGAAGTCGCAAAATGTTGCCAATGATTCAAGCGATGGCGAAGAAATTCAACCAAAGCGGCAGTTGAGAAAAAAGTCCGAGAGTAATTCTGTGGGACAAACCACCCACAGGCAAGCAGAGCCGACTCATGGTACAGATGGTTCGTCTGGATCCTCCAAGAGCGACAAAGTACGGATcatggaaaataattcagaaCGTCTTGGAAAGACCAGTGGAAACGTGGAGAGTACACGTCAAACTCGCAAATTGTCTCTGTTTGCCTCAAAGCAACGAGCCCAGTCCTCACGGTTGATTGCAG AGACGGATGGAGAAGACGCAACCAAAGTAAAGCGAAAGGATACTTCAAACTTGCACGAGTCAAGCACCATGGAATTGGATTACTCCATACTTGAAGAAGAGTCTGATACACACTCGACTTCTAAGAGGTCCAACAAGGACGCAATAAGCATGTTTCTTGCATCAGACAAAGATGAGTCCAATGAATCCCATAATAGCGCCAATGTTGCGTCTACTGAGACTGCGGCTCAACAGAATGCTCCAAATAATACTGATTCAGACACTGAGAATGATGAAACACCTGTTGTATTCAAAAGGCGTAAGATCTTGtataaaaaatcgaatgaTCAGCCGGAACTGTCGCTCAAGCTTTCATTTC aaaGCAGTGGAATAGGTGGCAAGTCGGCTGAACAGGTGGGAATGCCAAAACCTCCAGATGTTACTTCTTTAAATAGCGGGAAGACTTCAAGTTCTAAAGAGAAAGAAGTTTCTGAAC AAACTTCCAGCAGAGATGAGATATCGTTAACTGATGAAAGAATGCAGCGCCACACAATGTTTCAGTACACTGGCGACTCAAATGTAAATGATATACTTCTCTCAGCTAAAAGAGTATCCGCCCTCTCTATTGATCCGCGACGTTCAGGCAAGACATCGCAGCAAAAGGGGGAATCTGCATCCTCTGCTACTAACGCCAATCAAAAG ACTGGAATCATAAGGAAATCCCAATTTTCGCAAGAAActgcaaaaagaaatttgcaaaagcaTTTGGAGCAAGCTGAAGAGGAATTTTCTCAGTCGCACGAACAGCCTGGAAAGGAAACTGAAG AGCCTAGAACGTCAACACCGGTTGGTGATGTATCCTTGACGGTGGAAGACGTGACAGATGCTGTAGATCTAATGGAAACCAATGGGGAGCAGAACAAAAACAGTTCAGAGGCTAGGTTGTACACTGCAGAAGATTTCAAGACTGCTATTTCTCGCTTCGTGCGGCCTCAGCAAT CAACTAAATCTAAAAAGATATTCTCACTTGCTGACTTGGAAAGGGCGATGGTGGCTGTTCGTTCGCCTAGCATGATGATTGATTCAAGCAAACGAGACTCCATTCAAGGTGGCAAAAACTTATTCAGCCTTCAGGATTTCGAGCGAGCGTTGATGAAACTGAAGAACAAATCCGTGTTGGGGGCCAGATACAGCTTGATGGGGATGAATGAAATCAGCAATATCACATTGGCTCAAAGTGCTGCTGCCTCTAATCCAGCTCAAAGGCCCCAAATTAGTGAAACAGCAAATA GTGCTGTGGAAGAGCAAGCAGAGTCTCGGACTATAGTGTTTGACACTCCAGAACAATTTGAGGACAAGGGGGAAAACCAGACAGTTTACGCGACGCCCTCTGACCCTGGAAGTGACAGTAATGATGACCAGAAGACAGAATCTGAGAGCCAACATACTGAGGAAGAAAGCGAGTCAGAGCACACAGAGGTTCAGGATTCAGACGAGAACACAGCCAGAACAATTGAAACTAGCCCAAGCGTCAACGCTGACAATAATTCAGATGGGCCAAGCATCAATGATGGAAACTTGGATGTGTCTGTTGCGCAAGAGGAAACTCAAACGCAAGAAAATGAGCCTGATGAATCAATGTTGCCGGGTCCAAG CGGGGCTGATGAAATCAATGGCGATTCCTCTGAGGAAGAGATTGTTGCGGCAAAGCAGAGTAGCCAGAAGAAGAGTGGAAATTCCAGTGGTGCGCCATTACCCTTGCATCAAAGAATCCAGTCTATCGGAAAACACCAGTCCCTCATCACCTCTTTCCTCAGCCAAGCTTCTGCCTCCACCAGAACTTCAGTCAGAAGATCTATTCTTCAGTCAGGAGAAATTTCGCCTCCCCCTTGGCAACACATGCTAGGAGATCCTAACGAGTCTGGAGTTGCTTCCATGAAAGATAGAGAG CTAAAGAGAACGCTCTTTTTGAAGGAACATCAAGAGAGGAAGAAGCGAATTGAAGCCAAGCTTGCTACCAAAGAAAAAGAGTTCTCTACAGTGAAAAAACGTGTGCCACCCAGCAAGCCCACTGGTATAACAAAGAAGAAGACTGCTAGCAAGAATCCAACAAGGACCAATACTGGATTCACGCAACCTGATATCCTTAAAGAACTGAAGAGAGATCAGTGGGTGAATAAACGCCTGCTCAACAAG CTGGATAAATACTTCAAGAATGGTCCACCTAGAGTGAGGAATGACTTTCTCAGGACTCTCTCGGTGAACATCAACAGTGTGTTGAGACAGAAGAAGGTGAATGAAGCAAACGTAAGGAAGGTCATGAGGGCCTGCCATAAAGCAGGCGTGGCCAAGGATTTCAACGAGTTTGCCAGGTTTATGCGAGAGTACCTCCCTACCTCTTTCGAAACAAAAGCATTCACCGACAAACTCTTCCGTGAGGAATACTACTTTTTTGAATAG